The window GCGTTCGGCAGCATGGACGCCATCCGGCAGGCCTCCGAGGAGGAGCTTGCGCACGTCGACGGCGTCGGGCCGGTGATCGCGGCCGCTCTGACCGAATGGTTCACCGAGGACTGGCACCGCGAGATCGTGGACGGCTGGGCGGCCGACGGCGTCCGGATGCAGGACGAACGCGACGAGTCCAGGCCACGGACGCTGGAGGGCCTGACAATCGTGGTGACCGGGAGCCTGGAGGGTTTCAGCCGGGACGAGGCGAAGGAAGCCATCCTGATCCGCGGCGGCAAGGCTGCCGGCTCCGTGTCGAAGAAAACTGATTTCCTGGTGGCCGGCGACAACGCAGGCACCAAACTGGACAAGGCCGAACAGCTCGGCGTGCCGGTCCTGGATGAGGACGGCTTCCGCGCCCTCCTCGCCGACGGCCCGGCGGCCCCTGCCGGGGACCCTGGGGCCGCCGCCGGCGCAGCTGCCGGGGACCCCGCCGGCAGCGGCGAAGGCGACGGTGCCCGCGAGGACGCCGAAGAAAACCATCAGGAGGTGGTCCCCGAGTGAGTGCCGCACACCCGGCCGGGTCCGGCGACCGTCCGGCCGCGTTGCTGGACCTCGCGCAGCGGGCGGCAGCCGCCGGGGCCCACGTCCTGGCCGGCCGGAACGCAGCCGGCCTGGACGTCAGCAACAAGGGCGACTCCGGGGACTGGGTGACCGCCTTCGACCTCGCCGCGGAAACCGCCGTCCGGGACGTCATCACCGCGGCGCGGCCGTTCGACACCATCACCGGGGAGGAAGGCGGCACCGTCCTGCCCGCTTCGCCCAGCGGCTACCGCTGGTCCGTTGACCCTCTCGACGGCACCACCAACTTCATCCGCAACATCGTGTACTACGCCACGTCGGTGGCCGTCGCGGACCCCGACGGCGTCTGGCTGGCCGGCGTCGTGAACGCTCCGGCCCTGGGCCGGACGTACTATGCCCTCCGTGGCCAGGGCGCGTGGCTGAAGGAGGCCGGCAGGCTGACGCAGCTGTCCGGTCCGGTCGCCGGGCGCACCGGACAGATCCTGGCTACCGGATTCAGTTACCACCCCGGCGTCCGGGCCGAACAGGCGGCCGGTCTGGGCAGCATCATGGACGGCTTCGCCGACGTCCGCCGCCTCGGCTCAGCCGCCCTGGACCTCTGCCTCGTCGCGGACGGCACCCATGATGCCTACGGTGAACGCGGCCTGAACGAACACGACTTCGCCGCGGGAGCCTTGATCGCCGAGGAGGCCGGGTGCTGGGTCCGCCGCCCCCGGCTGACCAGCCCGCTCGCCGGCGGACCCTCCGACGACGAACGCCTCGCCGCCTGGACCTGCGCCGGGACCTTGGAGCTCGCCGGCAAATTCCCGCTGTAACCGGCTGCGGCAGACGCTGTTTTGATAGTTCAATCACAGAAAACCGGTGTCCGGGGACCGGAGTGGCGCACCCGCCCGTAGCATGGACACGTGCATTCCCAGATCCTCATCCGTTCCGCGGTTCCCGCCGACTACGACGCCATCGCGCGCATCACCACAGATGCCTACTTGGCCGCAGGCTATTTCGAGAGCGCAGACCACCCGTACATGCGCCAAATCCAGGACGTCTCCCGGCGGGCCGCTCACGCCACCATCTGGGTAGCCGAACGCGCCGGGCGCGTTGTGGGCTCCGTGACGCTGGCCGTCGCCGGCGAACCCTACGCGGACATTGCCCTGAGCGATGAGCTGGAATTCCGGATGCTCGTGGTGGACCCCGCCGTCCAGCGCAGCGGGGCGGGCAAGGCCATGGTCCACGCCATCCTCGACCATGCCCGGGTGTTGCCGGGAATCAACGCCGTGGCCCTGACCACCGGCCTGACCTGGGAAAGCGCCCATGGGCTGTACCTCAAAACCGGTTTCCAACGGGCACCGGATCGCGACTGGATCGTGCCGGACACGGACATCAAGTTGCTCGTCTACCGCCAGGAGCTCGCAGGCGGAACGGCAAGTGCCGGGGAGGGCCGCTGATGCGTTGGGGTAGGGTTTGGGTTCATCGAAGCATGTTGGCGCGCACGTAATCTGGAGGAACCATGGCAGCGCACATCCCCGATTCACTCGACGGGAAGCTCCTCGGCCTCTACCTTTCGGACCACCTGACCGGCTCCACCGCCGGCGTATCCCGGATCCAGCGCATGGCGGCGGCCTTTGCCGACACCCCGGTGTCGGCCGACATTTCCCGCGTCAGCGAGGAGATCACCCGGGAGCGGGCCGAGCTTCGCGCCCTGATCCGCCAGTTGGGCCTGCGGCAGCGGCCGCACCGCCAGGCGGCTGCGTGGGTGGCCGAGCACGTCGGCCGGCTCAAGCTCAACGGGCGCATCGTGCGCCGGTCCCCGATGACCATGGTGCTGGAGGCGGAGTTGATGCGCGCAGCGGTGCTGGGTAAGCTCGGCGGCTGGCAGACCCTGACGGAACTGGCACCCGAGCTGGGGCTGGACCCCGCCCAGTTCACCGCGCTCGCGGACGACGCCCGGTCCCAGATTGAGGCCCTCAGCCGCGTTCACGAGCACGCCCGCAGCAACGCCTTCCGCAAGAGCGGGGATATCAGCAACTGACAGCGTTGCCGGGCCGCATCAGGTACCGGTGCCGGGCGGGAGTCCGTAACGGTGCTCCGGCCGCCCGGTGCTGCCGTACCGCAGCTGGATGTCGACGGCGCCGTCGTCCGCGAGCGCTGACAGGTACCGCTGGGCGGTGGCCCGGGACACTCCCACCCGGGCGGCGACCTCGGCCGCCGAATACTGCTCATCCGGTTCGAGCGATTCCAGGACGGCCGCTTCCGTGGCGGACCGCGGTTTGGCCGTGACCGGGACGTCCCCCGGAATGAGCGCGCGCTTGGCCCGCTCCACCGTGTCCTGGGTGGCGTTCCCCGGCTGGGCCAGGATCCGCCGGTATCGTGCGTAGGAGCGCAGCTGCCGGGAGAGGGATTCGGCCGTGAACGGCTTCAGCAAGTAGCCCAGTGCGCCGCGCCGGAACGCGACCCGGAGCGAGGCAGTATCCGAGGCGGCGCTGAGGATCATGGTGTCCACGTCCAGCTGGTGGAGCAAATCCAGGCCGGAAGCGTCGGGCAGGTAGACATCCAGCAGCACCAGGTCCGGGCGCAGGCTATGGATGGCCTGCAGTGCCTGTGACGCCGAACCGGCGGGCGCCAGCGCCAGGAACCCTGCCACGGAATCCACATAGGCTGCATGCAGCTTGGCGACATGGAAGTCGTCGTCCACAATCAACACCCGGAAATCCTCAGACATCGTTGTCCTTTTCGTTGAATTGGATGGTTCCCGGCAGCGTCGCCATGAACACCGCCCCGGGTCCTCCCGCTGAACCGCGGTCCAGGACCCGCACGTCCCCGCCGCGGCGGCGCGCCAGCTGGCGGGCCAGGGCGAGGCCGAGCCCCTGCCCGGCACCCGCCCGGGCCGGGCGTTTTGCGGTGCTGAATCCCTCGGCAAACACCGCGTCGTCGCCCACTGCACGGTCGTCCACTGCCCGGTCGCCGGGCGCGTCGGGCAGCCCGTCGCCGGAATCGCCGACGACGATCAGCAGCGTGCCGCCGCCGGCGCCGGGCTCGTCGAGTACCTCCACCTCCACCCAGCGCTCCGGCGCCGAGCCGCCGACGGCGGCGTTCACGGCGTTGTCGATCAGGTTCCCCAGGACCGTGGTGACTTCCTGCGGTTCGGTGACCTGGCCCCGGACCAGCGTTTCAGGGCCGAGACGCAGGCTCACGCCGCGTTCATCCGCTTCCACGCCCTTGGCGCCCAGGAAGGCCTGCAGGTAAGGGTCCTGGAGCAGCTCGGCCTGGTCCACCGGGAATTTCAGCGGTCCGGTGGCGGCCAGCCGGGCCAGGTAGTCGCGGGCCTGCTGGGGCTGTCCAAGGCTGAGAAAGCCGGCAATGGTGTGCACCTGGTTGGCGAACTCGTGCCGCTGGGCCCGGAGGGCGGCGGACAGGGTGCCCACGGCGTCGAGCTGGCGGGTCAGCTGCTGGAGCTCGGTCCGGTCCCGCAGCATGAGAACCCAACCCAGGTCCTCGCGGCCGTGCAGCGCCTTCCGGGCGCTCGCCACCAGCACCCGGCCTCCGGCGACGAACTCCACCGCGTCGCCTTCCGCAGCGTCCGCCCGGGTGAGCCGCAGCAGCGGGGCGGGCACCTCTGCCTCTGCCCACGGCGTTCCGGTGAGATCGGGCCGGCCCAGCAGGCGCCGGGCGGCGGAGTTGAAAACGCTGATCCGGCCGTCCGCCGCGACGCCAATTACGCCGTCGTCGACGCCCTGCAGGACCGCCACCTGGTCGTGGACCAAAGTGCTGATTTCCTCCGGTTCCAGGCCCAGTGTCAGCCGCTGGAGGCGCCGGCGCAGCAGGAAGGAGGCGAGGACGCCCACCAGCAACGCACCGGCGGCGGTCAGGGCGATCGGAACGATGTCCCGGGCCAGGCTTTGGCCGATGGTCTCGGTGGAGTAGCCCACGCTGACCTCGCCCACCACGGTGTTCGAGTCCGGGGCGTACACCGGTACCTTGGCGCCGGCCGAGGGACCGAGGGTTCCGGTGTTCCGGGTAGTGACGTCCTTGCCGGAGAGGGCTTCGGAAGGGTCGGTGCTGACCCGTTCGCCCAGCCGCTCGGCGTCCGGGTGCGCCAGCCGCAAGCCGGTCTCGTCGGTGATCACCACAAACAGCGCGCCGGTGCGGGTGCGGGCGCCCTCTGCCGCGGCCATCAGGGGCCCGGCCAGGAGTTCAGCGGCCGGGGGAGTGCCGGGCCGGGCGCTGATGTCCTGGACATCCACCCGCACCTGCGGGTCCGAGGCTACGGTCCGGGCCAGCGTCAGGGCCTGGTTCTCCGCCTCGCGTCCCAACCGGTCGTAGGTCAGCCAGCCGTGGACGGCGCTGGTCAGGAGCACCACCAGCACCACCACCGCCAGCTGAAGCAACACGGTCTGGGTGGAAAACCGCAGGGGAGCGCGGCCGGTGAAACTCCGGACGGTGGAACGGAGCACAGCGGACCTCCTTGGGTGTGAGCACAATGCGCAAAATGCGTCCAACAAGCAGTATGCCAATCAAGGGAGGCAAAGGCCCGGCCGTGACGTGCGCCACTCTAACGTCTGTTGTACGCATCACACCGGGGTGGTGCGTACAACAACGAAGGAGCCGGCCGTGCTGGTATTACTAGGATTCACCATGATCGCGGTATTCATGGTGCTGATCATGACGAAGAAGCTGACGCCGGTCCTGGCGCTCATTCTCGTCCCCACCGTCTTTGGACTCTTCGCCGGCGCCGGGCTGGGCATCGGCCCCATGGTGATGGACTCCATGAAATCAATGACGTCCACGGCAGCCCTGCTCATGTTCGCCATCATCTACTTCGGCCTGATGATCGACGTCGGGCTCTTCGACCCCCTGGTGCGGTTCATCCTGCGCAAACTCGGCAACGACCCCGCCAAGGTGGTCCTCGGCACCGCCGTCCTCGCCGCCGCGGTTTCGCTCGACGGCGACGGCTCCACCACCTTTATTTTGACCACCGCGGCCATGCTGCCGGTCTACCTCCGCCTCAAGATGAGCCCCGTGGTCCTGACCTGCGTCGCCGGGCTGGCCAACGGCACCATGAACATCCTGCCGTGGGGCGGCCCCACCGCCCGTGCAGCCACCGCGCTGAAGCTTGACGTCAACGACGTCTTTGTTCCCATGATTCCGTCGCTGATCGCAGGACTCATCGTCGTGTTCGTCTTCGCCTGGCTCCTGGGCCTGCAGGAACGCAACCGGCTGCGCAGCGCCGCGCCGGAAATTTGGGGTACCGCTGACACGTTCGACGGCGGCTCGCCGCTGGGCGGCGCCGGCCGCTTCGGTTTCGGCCGCAAGTCCTCCGGCCCTGCCGGGGGCGCCCCCGCCGCCGGAAGCCCCTCAGCGGGCGGTTCCTCCGTCGCGGTCCTGGAACGCACCGAGGACCTGGTCGACGACCGCGATTCCGCCATGGCGGACACCGCACTGGACCCCAACCGCAAGACACTGCGTCCCAAGCTGTTCTGGTTCAACCTCGGCCTGACGGTTGCCGTCATGGTCACGCTCGTCGCCAACATCATTCCGCTCCCATTCGTCTTTATGGTGGGTTCCGCCATCGCCCTGCTGGTCAATTTCCCGAAGGTCAAGGACCAGGGCGCCCAGCTCATCGCGCACGCCCCGTCGATCGTTGCCGTCGTGAGTATGGTCATGGCCGCGGCAGTCCTCACCGGCGTCCTCAACGGCACCGGCATGGTCAAGGCGATGTCGGAATGGCTCGTCGCCATCATCCCCGCCGACATGGGTCCGTTCATGGCCATCATTACCGGCGTGCTGAGCATCCCCATGACGTTCTTCATGAGCAACGACGCCTTCTACTTCGGCGCACTGCCGGTGCTCAGCGAGACCGCGGCCCACTACGGCGTCAGCGCCGCGGACATGGCCCGCGCGTCCATCACCGGCCAGCCGTTCCACCTGCAGAGCCCCCTGGTCCCCGCGATCCTGCTGCTGGTTTCCCTCGCCAAGGTGGACCTGGGCGACCACCACAAGAAGGTCCTCTGGCGCACCGCGGTCATCTCCCTGATCATGTTGGGAGTCGGAGTCCTCACCGGAGCCATCGGCATCGGCTGACAACCCCACGAGCACCACAAAAAACAACGAGACTGTCGAATTCGGAGATTTTCCGGACCCGACAGTCTCGTTCGGTGCCGGTAGCGCGGCGGTGACGGGCCGGACGGCGGCGACCCCGAACCCACGTAGACTGGGACGGAAAATAATCCTTTACCTGCAGGGGAGATCCATGGCTGCGATCAACCGCGACGACGTCGCGCATCTCGCGCGACTCGCGCACATCGAGATGAGTGCTGAAGAGCTGGACCGGATGGCCGGCGAACTCGCCGTCATCGTCGATTCAGTGAAATCTGTAAGTGTTGCCGCCGGTGATGATGTCCCGGCCACGTCCCACCCCATCCCGCTGACGAACGTGTTCCGTGAGGACATCGTGGGCCACACTTTCACCGCCGAGCAGGCACTCTCCGGCGCCCCCGACGCGTACGAGGGCCGCTTCAAGGTCCCGGCAATCCTGGATGAGGGCTAAGAGCATGACTGAGAACAACGAACTGATCCGCTCCTCCGCCGCGACGCTGGCCAGCAAGCTCGCCGCCCGGGAGGTCACCGCCGTCGAGGTCACCCAGGCCCATCTGGACCGCATCGCCGCCGTCGACGGCAAGGTCCACGCCTTCCTCCACGTCAACACGGACGAGGCGCTCGCCGTCGCCGCCGAGGTGGACGCAATCCGCGCCGCCGGGGGCGCCGCCGCCAACGAGCTGCACGCCCTCGCCGGTGTGCCGATCGCCGTCAAGGACCTGATCGTCACCGTCGGCCAGCCCACCACCGCCGGCTCGAAGATCCTCGAAGGCTGGCACAGCCCCTACGACGCCACCGTGGTCAAGCGCCTGCGCGCCGCCAAAATGCCCATCCTGGGCAAAACCAACCTGGACGAATTCGCGATGGGCTCCTCCACCGAGCACTCCGCGTACGGCCCCACCCACAACCCCTGGGACCTGGACCGGATTCCTGGCGGCTCCGGCGGCGGTTCCGCTGCCGCCGTCGCGGCCTTCGAGGCCCCGCTGGCCCTCGGCACCGACACCGGCGGCTCCATCCGCCAGCCCGGCGCCGTTACCGGCACCGTCGGAGTGAAGCCCACCTACGGCGGCGTGTCCCGCTACGGTGCCATCGCCATGGCCTCCTCACTGGACCAGATCGGCCCGGTCTCGCGCACCGTGCTCGACTCCGCCCTGCTGCACCAGGTCATCGGCGGGCACGACCCGCATGACTCCACCTCGCTGCCGGACCCGCTCGAGGACCTCGTGGCCGCCGCGTCGATGGGCAACGTGCGGGGCATGAAGATCGGCATTATCAAGGAACTGCACGGCGAGGGCTACCAGGCCGGCGTCGAGAAGCGTTTCAACGAATCCCTCGAGCTGCTCAAGGCCGCCGGCGCGGAAATCGTTGAGGTCTCCTGCCCCAACTTCAAATACGCGCTGGGCGCCTACTACCTGATCATGCCCTCGGAGGCCTCCTCCAACCTCGCCAAGTTCGACGGCGTCCGGTACGGCCTGCGGGCCCTGCCCGAGGACGGCCCGATGACGATCGAACGCGTCATGGCTGCCACCCGCGCCGCGGGCTTCGGCGACGAGGTCAAGCGCCGCATCATCCTGGGCACCTACGCGCTGAGCGCCGGCTACTACGACGCCTACTACGGCTCGGCCCAGAAGGTGCGCACCCTGATCCAGCGCGACTTCGACGCCGCGTTCGCCCAGGCCGATGTGCTGATTTCCCCGACGGCGCCCACCACGGCCTTCAAGCTCGGTGAGAAGCTCAGCGATCCGCTGGCGATGTACCTCAACGACGTTGCCACCATTCCCGCCAACATGGCCGGCGTACCCGGGCTTTCCCTGCCCGGCGGCCTGGCCGAGGAGGACGGCCTGCCGGTGGGCGTCCAGCTGCTCGCCCCGGCCCGCCGGGACGCCCGGCTGTACCGCGTCGGCGCAGTCCTTGAATCCCTGCTGGAGGCCCAGTGGGGCGGCCCGCTGCTGGACCGTGCTCCTTCACTGACGGACGCCGCCGGCACTTCCCCCCGCAACGCCGCCCTGAGCCACGGAGGTTCCCGCTAATGACTGATGCAACCCTCAGCTTCGAAGAGGCGATGGAGAAGTACGATCCCGTCCTGGGCTTCGAGGTCCACGTCGAGCTCAACACCAAGACCAAGATGTTCTCCTCGGCTCCCAACGTCTTCGGCGACGAGCCCAACACGAACGTCAACGAGGTGGATTTGGGCATGCCCGGCGTGCTGCCCGTGGTGAACAAGACCGCGATTGAATCCTCCATCAAGATCGGCCTGGCGCTGAACTGCAAGATCGCTGAAACCTGCCGCTTCGCCCGGAAGAACTACTTCTACCCGGACACCCCGAAGAACTTCCAGACCTCCCAGTACGACGAGCCCATCGCGTACGACGGCTATCTGGACATTGAGCTCGCAGACGGCACCATGTTCCGCGTCGAAATCGAACGCGCCCACATGGAGGAGGATGCCGGCAAGCTCACCCACATGGGCGGCGCCACCGGCCGCATCCAGGGCGCGGATTACTCCCTCGTGGATTACAACCGCTCCGGTGTGCCGCTGGTCGAGATTGTCACCAAGCCGATCGAGGGTGCCGGCAGCCGGGCACCCGAACTCGCCAAGGCCTACGTGGCCGCGGTCCGCGAGATCGTCAAGAACCTCGGTGTTTCGGATGCGAAGATGGAGCGCGGCAACGTCCGCTGCGACGCCAACGTCTCGCTGCGCCCGCACGGCCGCGAACGCTTCGGCATCCGCTCCGAAACGAAGAACGTCAACTCGCTGCGCGCCGTCGAACACGCCGTCCGGTACGAGATCCAGCGACACGCCGCCGTGCTGGACTCCGGCGAACCGGTGATCCAGGAAACCCGCCACTGGCACGAAGACACCCGCTCCACCACCTCGGGCCGGCCCAAGTCCGACGCCGACGACTACCGTTACTTCCCGGAACCGGACCTCGTGCCGATTCTCGCGTCGCGGGAATGGGTTGAGGAGCTCCGGGCCACCCTGCCCGAGCCGCCGGCCGCGCGCCGCAAGCGCCTGCAGGCCGACTGGGGTTACTCGGACCTGGAGTTCCGTGACGTCGTCAACGCCGGCGTGATGGATGAAATCGAGGAAACCATTGCCGCCGGTGCCACCGCGACCGTGGCCCGCAAGTGGTGGATGGGCGAGATCGTGGGGCGTGCCAAGAACGCCGACGTCGACCCCGGCCAGCTCGGCGTCGCACCGACGACCATCGTGGAACTGAACACGATGGTCGAGGACGGCAAGATCAACAACAAGATGGCCACCGAGGTCCTCGACGGCGTACTGGCCGGCGAGGGCACCCCGGCGGAAATCGTGGCCAAGCGCGGCCTGGCCGTGGTCTCCGACGACGGCCCCCTGCTCGAGGCCATCGACGCGGCCCTCGCTGCCCAGCCCGGCGTCGCGGACAAGATCCGCGGGGGCAAGATCCAGGCGGTCGGCGCCATTGTGGGCGGCGTCATGAAGGCCACGCGCGGCCAGGCCGACGCCGGCCGGGTCCGTGAACTGATCCTGCAGCGCCTCGGCGTCGAAGGTTAGCGTCGGCGGCTAGGCCCTAGCCGCCCACCAGATCGGTCATGATGGCCTGCAACGCGTCGCAGACCATCATGACCGATCTGCGTTTAAGGTTCTCCGGACGGGCGAGGATGTCGATCCGCCGCCGGGTGCTGATGCCTTCCAAGGGCCGGAGCACAATATCCGGACTCAGCACCGGCCGGGCCGTGTACCGTGGCAGCAACCCGATCACGCTCCCGGTCACCACGAGTGCCGCCACGGTGGAGTAGTCGTTGATCCGGTGGACGATGTTCAGCTCCCGGCTGGAGACGGCAGCGACGGCGGAGAGCACGTCCGCAGGGGAGTAGCCTGCACGGCTGGTCACCCAGGGTTCGCCGACGACGTCGTCCGCCGTCACCGCCCGCTGCCCGGCCAGCCGGTGCCCGGCCGGCAAGGCCACGTCCAGCGGCTCATGGGCGAGCGGGATCACCGCCACCCGCTCCTCGGGCCAGCGCGGGCTGTGGTCCATCCGGTGGGCCAGCACCAGATCATACCGGGCCGTCAGGGCCGGAAAATCCTGCTGCGCCACGTCCTCGTCCGTGAGCAGGATCCGCGGCTGCCCCGGCCCGGCGAGCAGCCGGGCGAGCGGGGCGAACAGGGCCTGGCCGGCACTGTGGAACCCGCTCAGCGTCACCGGCGCCACCGGCGAGCCGTGGTACGCGCCGAGTGCCGTCCTCGCATCGGCCATGGCGCTGACGACGGCGGCTCCGGCGTCCGCCAGCACCTGCCCCGCCTCGGTCAGGACCAGGTTCCTGCCTTCCTTGCGGGTGAGCGGCACCTCGACGGATCTCTGCAGGGCTGCCAGCTGCTGGGACACCGCCGACGGGGTAACGAGCAGGGTTTCGGCGACGGCCTTGACGCTCCCCAGCGCGCCAAGCTCGCGGAGCATTTCCAGCTGGTGGATTTCCATGCAGCCAGTCTATGCACAAGGCTGGGCTTAACCGTCGATTGAGAAAATCCCGGTTGTACTAATGCGTTCCAGCGGCTCTAATGGGGGAAGTTGACTCCCATGCGCTGCCGCGGCAGCGGACCGAAGGTGCCTGGCCACGGGCGCAGTTAGGAAGGCCCATGAAGGCTCTTTACAAGGCAGGCGCCCATGCCGGTTTCGAACTGGTGGACCGGCCGGAACCGGAAACCGGCCCGGGCGAGGTCAAAATCCGCGTGCTGACCACCGGGATCTGCGGTACCGACCTGCACGTCCAGTCCTGGGACGCGTGGGCGCAGGGCATCATCAATGCCCCCCTGATCGCGGGGCATGAGTTCTACGGCGAAGTCGTGGAGGCCGGCGGTGACGTCCTGGACGTCAAGGTCGGTGACCGGGTCTCCGGCGAAGGCCATATCGTCTGCGGCATCTGCCGCAACTGCCGGGCAGGCCGCAAGCAGATGTGCATCAACACCGTCAGCGTCGGCGTCCAGCGCGACGGCGCGTTCGCAGAGTTCGTCGTGATTCCCGAGACCAACGTCTGGGTGCACCAGGACCCCTCCGTCACTCCGGAACTGGGAGCCATATTTGACCCCTTCGGCAACGCCGTCCATACCGCGCTGAGCTTCCCTCTGGTCGGCGAGGATGTGCTCATCACCGGCGCCGGGCCCATCGGGCTGATGGCCATCGCCGTGGCCCGCCATGCCGGCGCCCGCAAGATCGCCATCACCGACGTCTCTGCTCCGCGGCTGGAACTGGCCCGAAGCCTTGGCGTGGACCTCGCGATCGATGTCTCCACGACCCGGGTCAAGGACGCCCAGCGCGAGCTGGGCATGCGCGAGGGATTCGACATCGGCATGGAAATGTCCGGGCACCCCACAGCGCTGCCTGAGATGATCGAGAACATGAACCACGGCGGCCGGATCGCGATGCTGGGACTGCCCAGTCAGTCCATCGACATTGATTGGGGCAAAGTGGTCACGCATATGCTGACCATGAAGGGCATTTATGGCCGGGAAATGTTTGAGACCTGGTACGCGATGAGCGCCATGCTGTCCTCCAACCCGGTCCTGCGCGCCAACATCTCTGCCGTGGTCACGGACACCCTGCCGGCCACCGACTGGGAGAAGGGCTTCGACGTCGCCCGCGCCGGAGTGGGCGGCAAGGTGGTCCTCGACTGGACCTGCTTCTAACCCGCCGATCGCCAGGCCACACCGACCCACCAACTGAGGAGCCCACCGAAATGTATTCAGCCATCAAGGACCAGTTGCAGCACGAGCTGGACGAGATCCGCAGCGCCGGCCTGTTCAAGACCGAGCGTCATATTGACTCGCCGCAGGCCAACCACATCAAAGCCGGCCAAATCGGCGGCTCCAGCGCGGACGTGCTGAATTTCTGCGCCAACAACTATCTGGGTCTCGCGGACCACCCGGACATCATCGCAGCCGCCAAGTCCGCGATGGACGAGCGCGGCTTCGGCATGGCCAGCGTCCGGTTCATCTGCGGCACCCAGGACCTGCATCTGGCCCTTGAGGAGCGTGTCTCGAGGTTCCTCGGCACCGAGGACACCATCCTGTTCTCCAGCTGCTTCGACGCCAACGGCGGTGTGTTTGAATCGCTGTTCGGGCCGGAGGACGCTGTCATCTCCGACGCGCTGAACCACGCCTCGATCATCGACGGCATCCGGCTCTGCAAGGCCCAGCGCTTCCGCTACGCGAACCAGGACATGGCGGACCTGGAGGCCAAGTTAGTCGAGGCCAGCACCCAGGCGAACCCGGCCCGCCGCAAGATCATCGTCACGGACGGCGTCTTCTCCATGGACGGCTTCCTTGCCCCGCTCGAAGCCATCTGCGACCTCGCCGAAAAATATGACGCCATGGTCATGGTGGATGATTCCCACGCCGTCGGCTTCATGGGCGCCAGCGGGGCCGGCACCCCGGAGCACGCCGGCGTCTCGGACCGGGTGGACATCTACACCGGCACCTTCGGCAAAGCCCTGGGCGGCGCCTCCGGCGGGTACGTCTCCGGCCGCCGTGAAGTCGTCGCCATGCTCCGCCAGAAGGCCCGTCCCTACCTGTTCTCCAACTCGCTGGCCCCGGCCATCGTCGCGGCGACGCTCAAGGCCCTGGACCTCGTGGAGAACTCCGGCGAACTGCGCAGCAAACTCTTCGCCAACGCGGCCCTGTTCCGGCGCCGGATGTCCGAGGAAGGCTTCGGGCTGCTCCCGGGCGAGCACGCCATTGTGCCGGTGATGTTCGGAGATGCCGTGATGGCCGCCAAGGTGGCGGACGCCATGTTGCACAACGGTGTCTTCGTCACGGCTTTCAGCT is drawn from Micrococcaceae bacterium Sec5.8 and contains these coding sequences:
- a CDS encoding LysR family transcriptional regulator, with protein sequence MEIHQLEMLRELGALGSVKAVAETLLVTPSAVSQQLAALQRSVEVPLTRKEGRNLVLTEAGQVLADAGAAVVSAMADARTALGAYHGSPVAPVTLSGFHSAGQALFAPLARLLAGPGQPRILLTDEDVAQQDFPALTARYDLVLAHRMDHSPRWPEERVAVIPLAHEPLDVALPAGHRLAGQRAVTADDVVGEPWVTSRAGYSPADVLSAVAAVSSRELNIVHRINDYSTVAALVVTGSVIGLLPRYTARPVLSPDIVLRPLEGISTRRRIDILARPENLKRRSVMMVCDALQAIMTDLVGG
- a CDS encoding glycine C-acetyltransferase — protein: MYSAIKDQLQHELDEIRSAGLFKTERHIDSPQANHIKAGQIGGSSADVLNFCANNYLGLADHPDIIAAAKSAMDERGFGMASVRFICGTQDLHLALEERVSRFLGTEDTILFSSCFDANGGVFESLFGPEDAVISDALNHASIIDGIRLCKAQRFRYANQDMADLEAKLVEASTQANPARRKIIVTDGVFSMDGFLAPLEAICDLAEKYDAMVMVDDSHAVGFMGASGAGTPEHAGVSDRVDIYTGTFGKALGGASGGYVSGRREVVAMLRQKARPYLFSNSLAPAIVAATLKALDLVENSGELRSKLFANAALFRRRMSEEGFGLLPGEHAIVPVMFGDAVMAAKVADAMLHNGVFVTAFSYPVVPKGAARIRVQLSAAHSAEDVEECVQAFVRSRAAVDAAA
- the gatA gene encoding Asp-tRNA(Asn)/Glu-tRNA(Gln) amidotransferase subunit GatA produces the protein MTENNELIRSSAATLASKLAAREVTAVEVTQAHLDRIAAVDGKVHAFLHVNTDEALAVAAEVDAIRAAGGAAANELHALAGVPIAVKDLIVTVGQPTTAGSKILEGWHSPYDATVVKRLRAAKMPILGKTNLDEFAMGSSTEHSAYGPTHNPWDLDRIPGGSGGGSAAAVAAFEAPLALGTDTGGSIRQPGAVTGTVGVKPTYGGVSRYGAIAMASSLDQIGPVSRTVLDSALLHQVIGGHDPHDSTSLPDPLEDLVAAASMGNVRGMKIGIIKELHGEGYQAGVEKRFNESLELLKAAGAEIVEVSCPNFKYALGAYYLIMPSEASSNLAKFDGVRYGLRALPEDGPMTIERVMAATRAAGFGDEVKRRIILGTYALSAGYYDAYYGSAQKVRTLIQRDFDAAFAQADVLISPTAPTTAFKLGEKLSDPLAMYLNDVATIPANMAGVPGLSLPGGLAEEDGLPVGVQLLAPARRDARLYRVGAVLESLLEAQWGGPLLDRAPSLTDAAGTSPRNAALSHGGSR
- the gatB gene encoding Asp-tRNA(Asn)/Glu-tRNA(Gln) amidotransferase subunit GatB, with amino-acid sequence MTDATLSFEEAMEKYDPVLGFEVHVELNTKTKMFSSAPNVFGDEPNTNVNEVDLGMPGVLPVVNKTAIESSIKIGLALNCKIAETCRFARKNYFYPDTPKNFQTSQYDEPIAYDGYLDIELADGTMFRVEIERAHMEEDAGKLTHMGGATGRIQGADYSLVDYNRSGVPLVEIVTKPIEGAGSRAPELAKAYVAAVREIVKNLGVSDAKMERGNVRCDANVSLRPHGRERFGIRSETKNVNSLRAVEHAVRYEIQRHAAVLDSGEPVIQETRHWHEDTRSTTSGRPKSDADDYRYFPEPDLVPILASREWVEELRATLPEPPAARRKRLQADWGYSDLEFRDVVNAGVMDEIEETIAAGATATVARKWWMGEIVGRAKNADVDPGQLGVAPTTIVELNTMVEDGKINNKMATEVLDGVLAGEGTPAEIVAKRGLAVVSDDGPLLEAIDAALAAQPGVADKIRGGKIQAVGAIVGGVMKATRGQADAGRVRELILQRLGVEG
- the tdh gene encoding L-threonine 3-dehydrogenase, with translation MKALYKAGAHAGFELVDRPEPETGPGEVKIRVLTTGICGTDLHVQSWDAWAQGIINAPLIAGHEFYGEVVEAGGDVLDVKVGDRVSGEGHIVCGICRNCRAGRKQMCINTVSVGVQRDGAFAEFVVIPETNVWVHQDPSVTPELGAIFDPFGNAVHTALSFPLVGEDVLITGAGPIGLMAIAVARHAGARKIAITDVSAPRLELARSLGVDLAIDVSTTRVKDAQRELGMREGFDIGMEMSGHPTALPEMIENMNHGGRIAMLGLPSQSIDIDWGKVVTHMLTMKGIYGREMFETWYAMSAMLSSNPVLRANISAVVTDTLPATDWEKGFDVARAGVGGKVVLDWTCF